Proteins encoded together in one Porites lutea chromosome 2, jaPorLute2.1, whole genome shotgun sequence window:
- the LOC140926028 gene encoding uncharacterized protein, producing the protein MESFLSDVADCPLVIDPSSDLDHLVQQYDTLLRSIMDKHAPVKRRVVTIRPAAPWYTNEVSVEKRKRRRLERKWRRTRLQADRQEYTRQCCVVNNLIKSLKSSYYTTIITENSTDQRVLFNTVSKLLQKQSTARYPSSCSDALANSFADYFIDKIDRIHATLIEKNSAQGNDANDVTLGNHVECNSVFSDFINVSY; encoded by the coding sequence ATGGAGTCGTTTCTTAGTGATGTTGCTGACTGCCCTCTCGTCATCGACCCATCCAGCGATCTCGATCATCTAGTTCAACAGTATGACACCTTATTAAGATCAATAATGGACAAGCATGCTCCTGTCAAGCGCCGAGTTGTTACTATTAGGCCTGCTGCTCCGTGGTACACTAATGAGGTATCTGTAGAGAAGCGTAAGCGACGACGCCTAGAAAGAAAATGGCGAAGAACCAGGCTGCAGGCTGATCGACAAGAATACACTCGTCAGTGCTGTGTTGTGAATAATTTGATCAAGTCGTTGAAATCCTCTTACTACACTACCATCATTACTGAAAACTCAACTGATCAACGGGTTTTGTTTAATACTGTATCAAAACTACTACAAAAGCAATCAACTGCACGGTATCCATCTTCTTGTAGTGATGCACTAGCTAATTCTTTCGCTGATTATTTCATTGACAAGATTGATCGTATCCATGCCACACTAATAGAGAAGAATTCTGCGCAAGGTAATGATGCTAATGATGTGACTCTTGGTAACCACGTGGAATGTAACTCTGTGTTTTCAGACTTTATTAATGTCAGTTACTAA
- the LOC140926029 gene encoding uncharacterized protein: protein MSVNKEARPEDQVNVALEEETDESRKRFLTEKGYTYQLNLKTSNLKTKKCELVKRMRGTLLKRGQSTKLVEFKKEFSEAQILYCEFQDMVEEIKVFANPDENVENIERMVDQVGREWSNFECDIRSEIKFLEFVEHHVDDSISEASKRSSRASKKSSRSKISSNDNVEEDRFQLQKEEAALKAKLAYIEKERLLRLEHRKTELTKLEQERKLEELRLQSELAQNQAKLNVCMSADKVELFDDQDLNSIPPADKVKDMDKFLNSIPVTSKSDLSPGQQEPIYSSTQLSGAQPTFSLPRVENGVHSTLSPSATPFQPHSVVLEKCMDKLVETSSMLVAATMEQNLVNRQLAISGQLPKISIPVFSGDPLEYPTWNSSFSALIDSKPMDAQTKLNFLHQYISGKPKQVVDQYMLIGTEDAYQSARKLLKERYGNCNVVGTAFMNKLENWPKIGVRDAEALRDLSDFLQKIIAARETTPSLAVLDFAKENVKTLNKLPFQIQNKWRGIVQQCRVSKGNGTYPTFSEFASFVKECAERANIPELEELSKTKEFVRPRGPFRRSPKGEEAFSFETHVLDPSKNVTAQGQGEKERPPTCSQGRSEKKKTEVCLFCKEEHQLDECKKFAEKPHKERKDFFYKKFLCLGCASSSQHQVSSCKDRLKCRTCSGNHPTCLHIQKTPKESITNCTNVCTIPEQEGGSDHAMIVPVWVRQVSQPSKEVLQYAVLDDQSNVSFVSQSLCEKLDLQGPPTDLLLTTVQERNVHVPSNRICGVEVLDFRREHAVKLPMMFKRDIIPASRSQIPKASVARKWEHLCPIADELMPYNPSVEISLLIGNNCPSIVRPREVLVGGEDDPYGQRSLMGWGIIGKVCKSTGEANHKEGVCNKVMVKETHEHFAFTTKVKEIINPQKIIKILESDFTESSANTKPCSAEDRRFLNILENGIVKRSDGHYEMPLPLKTDKPSLPFNRELAVKRWHQLLARFKRNPKFLEDYRLFMKDVIALCAEEVPPDRHGVQDGMVNYVPHTGVYHPKKPDQIRVVFDCSAQYEGVSLNDHLLQGPDLMNTLLGILCRFRQENVAFMTDIKSMFHQFMVSEEHRDLLRFLWWKDGNPANEVTEYRMKVHLFGAGSSPGCANFGLKRAADDGKKEFGEEAAEFIRQDFYVDDGLKSVPTVERAVTLIKASQGICAKAGLRLHKISSNKREVLEQIPAEDRAKGLKELDLKVDPLPLERALGVVWCIENDSFQFRIELRDRPLTRRGVLSTISSIYDPSGFVAPVTLKGKQVLQQMCRDKLDWDSPIPESLYTHWEKWRQDVLNLDQLQIQRCFKPENFGQVKASELHHFSDASVEGYGQCSYLRLINVEDKAYCSLVIGKSRVAPLKQITVPRLELAAATVSANVSEFLRRELSYTDIKEHFWTDSKIVLGYVNNEAKRFHVYVANRVQQIRDVTNPSSWLYVSTELNPADHASRGLTASQLLQGTNWLTGPLFLWKSGTFQPEKIEEFQVTESDPELAACAEGNSFVSTTEEQTGK from the exons ATGTCCGTCAACAAAGAAGCAAGACCCGAAGACCAGGTCAATGTGGCGCTGGAAGAAGAAACTGATGAATCAAGGAAGCGTTTCCTGACGGAGAAAGGGTATACGTATCAACTCAACTTGAAAACAAGTAActtgaaaactaagaaatgtgaaCTGGTGAAGCGAATGAGAGGTACTCTACTGAAGCGAGGTCAGTCAACTAAACTAGTAGAATTTAAGAAAGAATTCAGCGAAGCTCAGATTTTGTATTGCGAATTTCAAGACATGGTTGAAGAGATTAAGGTTTTTGCGAACCCAGATGAGAATGtggaaaatattgaaagaatGGTTGATCAAGTTGGCAGAGAATGGTCAAATTTTGAGTGTGACATTAGATCAGAGATAAAGTTTCTGGAATTTGTCGAACACCACGTGGATGATTCAATCTCTGAAGCATCCAAAAGGTCCAGTCGAGCATCCAAGAAAAGTAGTAGGTCAAAAATAAGTTCCAATGATAATGTTGAAGAAGATAGGTTTCAGTTACAAAAGGAGGAAGCTGCCTTAAAGGCTAAACTGGCCTATATAGAGAAGGAACGGTTACTGAGATTAGAACACAGAAAGACTGAGTTGACCAAATTagaacaagaaagaaagttggaaGAGCTAAGATTACAAAGTGAACTTGCTCAGAATCAAGCAAAGCTTAATGTATGCATGTCAGCAGATAAAGTAGAACTGTTTGATGATCAGGATCTAAACTCGATTCCCCCCGCTGATAAAGTCAAGGACATGGACAAATTCCTTAATTCAATTCCAGTCACAAGTAAGAGTGATCTCTCTCCTGGTCAGCAAGAACCTATCTACTCTTCAACTCAGTTAAGTGGAGCCCAACCCACTTTCAGTCTTCCGCGTGTAGAAAATGGAGTGCACAGTACGTTAAGCCCCAGTGCCACACCCTTTCAACCACACTCTGTCGTCTTAGAAAAGTGTATGGACAAATTAGTGGAAACAAGTAGTATGTTGGTGGCAGCTACTATGGAGCAGAACCTAGTGAACAGGCAACTAGCAATCTCAGGGCAACTGCCTAAGATTTCAATCCCAGTTTTTAGTGGAGATCCTTTGGAGTATCCTACATGGAACAGTTCCTTCAGTGCCCTTATTGATTCCAAACCAATGGACGCGCAGACAAAATTGAACTTCCTACATCAGTACATCTCAGGAAAGCCCAAACAAGTTGTTGATCAGTATATGTTAATTGGTACTGAAGATGCCTATCAGTCTGCGAGAAAGTTGTTAAAGGAAAGGTATGGTAACTGCAATGTAGTAGGGACAGCCTTTATGAACAAACTGGAGAACTGGCCTAAGATTGGCGTAAGAGATGCGGAGGCCCTAAGAGATCTTTCTGACTTCCTGCAAAAGATAATTGCCGCCAGAGAAACTACTCCTAGTCTTGCTGTCTTAGACTTTGCGAAGGAGAACGTTAAAACTCTAAACAAGTTGCCATTTCAAATTCAGAATAAGTGGAGAGGAATAGTACAACAGTGTAGAGTCTCAAAAGGAAATGGTACTTACCCTACCTTCTCTGAATTTGCTTCATTTGTGAAAGAGTGTGCAGAGAGAGCGAACATTCCCGAACTTGAGGAGCTGTCCAAAACCAAAGAGTTTGTTAGGCCTAGAGGACCATTCAGACGCTCACCAAAAGGCGAGGAGGCCTTTTCCTTCGAAACTCATGTATTGGATCCAAGCAAGAACGTGACTGCCCAGGGTCAAGGTGAAAAGGAGAGACCCCCAACCTGTTCGCAAGGGAGGAGCGAGAAGAAAAAGACCGAAGTATGTCTGTTTTGCAAGGAAGAACATCAGCTAGACGAGTGTAAAAAGTTTGCAGAGAAGCCGCACAAGGAAAGGAAGGACTTCTTCTATAAGAAATTTCTTTGTCTTGGATGTGCCTCTAGCAGTCAACATCAAGTATCCTCCTGTAAGGACAGACTTAAATGTCGCACGTGTTCTGGAAATCACCCTACATGTCTCCATATTCAGAAAACTCCCAAGGAAAGTATTACGAACTGTACAAATGTTTGTACCATCCCAGAGCAAGAGGGCGGCTCGGATCATGCCATGATTGTACCTGTTTGGGTTAGACAAGTTAGCCAACCCAGTAAAGAAGTCTTACAATATGCAGTGCTAGATGACCAGTCCAATGTGAGTTTTGTGTCGCAAAGTTTGTGTGAAAAATTGGACTTGCAAGGCCCACCAACCGACTTGCTGCTGACAACAGTGCAAGAGagaaatgtacatgtaccaagCAACCGTATTTGTGGAGTTGAGGTGTTGGATTTTAGAAGGGAGCATGCTGTGAAGCTACCCATGATGTTCAAGCGAGATATCATCCCAGCCAGTCGGTCGCAGATTCCAAAAGCCAGTGTTGCCCGGAAATGGGAACATCTGTGTCCTATTGCTGACGAGCTCATGCCCTACAATCCAAGTGTGGAAATCTCCTTGCTGATTGGCAATAATTGCCCTAGTATCGTCAGACCCAGAGAAGTCCTAGTGGGAGGTGAAGACGACCCTTACGGCCAAAGATCTTTAATGGGGTGGGGTATAATCGGCAAGGTGTGCAAATCTACAGGTGAAGCCAACCATAAGGAAGGAGTGTGCAACAAGGTGATGGTCAAAGAAACCCATGAACACTTTGCCTTTACGACAAAGGTGAAAGAGATTATCAACCCACAGAAGATTATTAAGATTCTTGAGTCAGACTTTACAGAAAGTTCTGCAAATACCAAGCCCTGTTCAGCTGAAGACAGGAGATTCCTCAACATCCTTGAGAATGGTATTGTGAAGAGATCGGATGGGCACTACGAGATGCCTCTCCCTTTGAAGACAGACAAACCGTCTCTACCCTTCAACCGCGAACTAGCTGTCAAGAGATGGCACCAACTTTTAGCAAGGTTTAAGAGAAACCCCAAGTTTCTGGAAGATTATCGCTTATTCATGAAAGATGTGATTGCTTTGTGTGCAGAAGAGGTACCACCGGACCGCCATGGAGTTCAGGATGGAATGGTTAACTATGTACCACACACCGGTGTTTACCACCCAAAAAAACCAGACCAGATCAgggttgtttttgattgttcgGCCCAGTATGAAGGGGTGTCCCTGAACGATCACTTGTTACAAGGACCCGACCTCATGAACACTCTTCTGGGGATCCTGTGCAGATTCAGACAAGAAAATGTTGCGTTTATGACTGACATTAAGAGTATGTTTCATCAGTTTATGGTGTCAGAGGAACACAGAGATCTCCTGCGCTTTTTGTGGTGGAAGGATGGGAATCCTGCAAATGAAGTGACTGAGTATAGGATGAAGGTTCATCTTTTCGGTGCTGGTAGTTCACCTGGCTGCGCAAATTTTGGTCTGAAGAGAGCAGCAGATGATGGGAAGAAAGAGTTTGGTGAAGAAGCTGCTGAGTTTATACGACAGGACTTTTATGTGGATGATGGACTAAAATCAGTCCCTACCGTGGAGCGAGCTGTTACACTGATAAAAGCAAGTCAAGGCATTTGCGCCAAGGCCGGCCTGAGACTGCACAAAATTTCATCAAACAAAAGAGAAGTTCTTGAACAGATTCCGGCCGAAGATCGCGCCAAAGGATTAAAGGAGCTAGACTTGAAGGTTGATCCACTGCCCTTAGAACGTGCCTTAGGAGTAGTGTGGTGCATTGAGAATGACAGTTTTCAATTCCGCATCGAGCTGCGTGACCGTCCCCTAACGCGACGTGGCGTACTTTCCACAATCAGTTCAATCTACGATCCTAGTGGTTTCGTTGCCCCAGTTACcttgaaaggaaaacaagttttgcaGCAAATGTGCCGAGACAAGCTTGATTGGGACAGCCCAATTCCAGAGAGTTTGTATACTCATTGGGAGAAATGGCGTCAGGATGTTCTGAATCTCGATCAGCTGCAAATTCAACGTTGTTTTAAGCCGGAGAACTTTGGGCAGGTCAAAGCCAGCGAGTTGCATCATTTCTCAGATGCTAGTGTAGAGGGTTATGGACAGTGCTCGTACCTTCGACTAATCAATGTGGAGGACAAGGCGTACTGTTCCCTTGTCATTGGGAAATCTAGAGTGGCCCCGTTAAAGCAAATCACTGTGCCGAGGCTAGAATTGGCTGCAGCTACTGTTTCAGCAAACGTGAGTGAATTTCTTCGTCGAGAATTGTCTTACACGGACATTAAGGAACATTTCTGGACAGACAGCAAAATCGTCCTTGGTTATGTTAACAACGAAGCTAAGAGGTTTCATGTGTATGTGGCAAATCGTGTGCAGCAGATTCGTGACGTCACTAACCCGAGTTCTTGGTTGTATGTCAGCACTGAACTTAATCCTGCTGACCATGCCTCGCGAGGCCTTACAGCGTCACAGTTATTACAAGGAACCAACTGGCTAACTGGACCCTTATTTCTTTGGAAGAGTGGAACTTTCCAGCCTGAGAAGATAGAAGAATTTCAAGTGACCGAAAGTGATCCTGAA CTGGCAGCATGTGCTGAAGGCAATAGCTTTGTGTCTACGACTGAAGAGCAAACTGGCAAGTAG
- the LOC140928280 gene encoding uncharacterized protein, with protein sequence MQVLKELKEVGELTTRKIARERNLAVKKSSCLYRLDPFLDENGVIRVGGRVRRANLPFATKHPVILPRKSHITDLLIRFWHAKVNHMGRGITQNELRQRGYWVVGGSSAVSNCISKCVTCRKMRGPLQIQKMADLPVDRVEPSAPFSYCAVDFFGPFPIKEKRSEVKRYGVIFTCMASRGVHLETANSLSTSSFINALSRFLNRRGPVRQLRCDQGTNFVGARNELKAALEELDQNRVQEYLVENGCDWIPFQMNVPHASHMGGTWERLIRTVRSALETLLLSAGTQLDDEAFRTFMTEAECIVNSRPLSTNDLNDPEAPEPLTPSHLLTLKAKVVLPPPGRFQRADLYSRKWWRRVQYLANEFWLRWRREFLHSLQARNKWMYPKRNLSVGDVVVSKEDEGPRNQWPLARVVEVYPSEDGCIRKVKIVKADGELDNQGRRRKPSTFLDRPIHKLVLLVPSADEADVGDSSRETEEFPNEEPTTQ encoded by the coding sequence ATGCAAGTTTTAAAGGAACTTAAGGAAGTTGGAGAGCTTACTACTAGAAAGATCGCAAGAGAAAGAAATCTAGCCGTCAAGAAGTCTAGTTGCTTATATCGTTTGGATCCATTTCTCGATGAAAACGGTGTTATCCGCGTTGGTGGCCGCGTGAGACGAGCTAACCTTCCATTTGCAACGAAGCATCCTGTGATACTTCCTCGTAAAAGTCATATTACAGATTTGCTGATTCGATTCTGGCATGCCAAAGTGAACCACATGGGACGAGGTATCACCCAAAATGAGTTGCGCCAGAGAGGCTACTGGGTTGTTGGTGGATCGTCAGCAGTGTCAAATTGTATTTCCAAGTGTGTTACATGCAGAAAAATGCGCGGCCCCCTGCAAATTCAGAAGATGGCCGATTTGCCTGTGGATCGAGTTGAACCTTCGGCCCCCTTCTCGTATTGTGCTGTAGATTTCTTTGGACCTTTCCCGATCAAGGAAAAGAGGAGTGAAGTTAAACGTTACGGAGTTATTTTTACCTGTATGGCCAGCAGAGGTGTACACTTGGAGACAGCCAACTCGTTAAGTACCAGTTCCTTCATCAACGCACTTAGTCGCTTCCTCAACCGACGCGGTCCAGTCAGACAGCTCCGCTGTGATCAGGGTACAAACTTTGTAGGAGCGAGGAATGAGCTAAAAGCTGCCTTAGAAGAACTGGATCAGAACCGGGTGCAAGAGTACTTAGTGGAGAACGGATGTGATTGGATACCATTTCAGATGAATGTACCTCATGCCAGCCACATGGGTGGCACATGGGAAAGGTTAATCCGAACTGTTCGTAGTGCACTGGAGACGTTACTTCTGAGCGCTGGCACACAGTTGGACGACGAAGCGTTCAGAACCTTCATGACTGAAGCAGAGTGTATTGTTAATTCCAGACCCTTGTCTACGAACGACTTAAATGACCCAGAGGCACCAGAACCACTTACGCCCAGTCATTTACTTACCTTGAAAGCTAAAGTTGTACTTCCACCGCCTGGAAGGTTCCAGCGAGCAGATCTATATTCCCGCAAGTGGTGGCGCCGAGTACAATATCTCGCGAACGAATTTTGGCTTAGATGGCGCCGTGAGTTTCTTCATAGCCTGCAGGCTCGTAACAAGTGGATGTATCCAAAGCGAAATCTATCAGTTGGAGATGTAGTCGTATCCAAGGAAGACGAAGGACCACGTAACCAATGGCCACTCGCTAGAGTCGTAGAAGTCTACCCTAGCGAAGACGGATGTatcagaaaagtcaaaattgtgaAAGCTGATGGAGAACTTGACAACCAAGGCAGACGTCGAAAGCCATCTACGTTCCTGGATAGACCAATCCACAAATTAGTCTTACTGGTACCCTCTGCAGATGAAGCGGATGTTGGTGATAGCAGCAGGGAGACCGAGGAATTCCCCAACGAGGAGCCAACTACTCAGTGA